From one Burkholderia pyrrocinia genomic stretch:
- a CDS encoding CvpA family protein has product MLTAFDYAVLAVIVLSALRGAWRGFVSEIFGLIGWIAAIVIAGRYVGLVVPYIPANWPGGALTQWVIAFALVVIGVVLVAGVANALLSRIAQASGLGGVDRSLGMMFGLVRGCVLVVLLVAAAGLTELPKQDFWRNALLRPFAEQGVHELKQLLPDGMAQYVRV; this is encoded by the coding sequence ATGCTGACGGCTTTCGACTACGCTGTATTGGCGGTGATCGTGTTGTCGGCGCTGCGCGGTGCGTGGCGCGGCTTCGTGTCGGAGATTTTCGGGCTGATCGGCTGGATTGCGGCGATCGTGATCGCGGGCCGCTACGTCGGGCTGGTCGTGCCGTACATCCCGGCGAACTGGCCGGGCGGCGCGCTGACGCAGTGGGTGATCGCCTTCGCGTTGGTCGTGATCGGCGTCGTGCTGGTCGCCGGCGTCGCGAACGCGCTGCTGTCGCGGATCGCGCAGGCGAGCGGCCTGGGCGGTGTCGATCGCTCGCTGGGCATGATGTTCGGGCTCGTCCGCGGCTGTGTGCTGGTGGTGCTGCTGGTCGCGGCGGCCGGGCTGACCGAACTGCCCAAACAGGATTTCTGGCGCAATGCGCTATTGCGTCCTTTCGCCGAACAGGGCGTGCACGAGCTGAAGCAGCTCCTGCCCGACGGCATGGCCCAGTACGTACGCGTGTGA
- the purF gene encoding amidophosphoribosyltransferase, protein MCGIVGVISQSPVNQLIYDSLLLLQHRGQDAAGIATADGSNFHMYKANGMVRDVFRTRNMRSLPGTYGIGQVRYPTAGSATSEAEAQPFYVNAPFGIILAHNGNLTNWQQLKDEMFRIDRRHINTNSDSEVLLNVFAHELQLSTTGLELDPASVFKAVSGVHRRLQGSYAIVSLIAGYGLLAFRDPFGIRPLCIGKLETEHGTEWMVASESVAVEGIGFEFVRDVKPGEAVFIDPAGNFHSQQCAEQPTLNPCMFEYVYLARPDSCLDGVPVYNVRLRMGDYLAEKIKRELPNVPIDVVMPIPDSSRPAAMQVAAKLGVEYREGFFKNRYVGRTFIMPGQAVRKKSVRQKLNAMSIEFKDKNVLIVDDSIVRGTTSHEIVQMARDAGAKSVIFASAAPPVKFPNVYGIDMPTRGELVAHGRTDDEVAKIIGADHLIYQDVDDLRRAVRDINPKLERFEASCFDGNYITGDVTPEYLDTIERARLTPASQADRDTAGDTERSQMNLQLSVE, encoded by the coding sequence ATGTGCGGCATCGTAGGCGTTATCTCCCAATCCCCGGTCAACCAGCTGATCTATGACAGCTTGCTGCTGCTGCAGCATCGCGGTCAGGACGCAGCGGGCATCGCGACGGCGGACGGCAGCAATTTCCACATGTACAAGGCGAACGGCATGGTGCGCGACGTGTTCCGCACGCGCAACATGCGCAGCCTGCCCGGCACCTACGGCATCGGCCAGGTGCGCTACCCGACGGCCGGTTCGGCGACGAGCGAAGCCGAGGCGCAGCCGTTCTACGTGAACGCGCCGTTCGGGATCATCCTCGCGCACAACGGCAACCTGACGAACTGGCAGCAACTGAAGGACGAGATGTTCCGGATCGACCGCCGGCACATCAACACCAATTCCGACAGCGAAGTGCTGCTCAACGTGTTCGCGCACGAACTGCAACTGTCGACGACGGGCCTCGAGCTCGATCCGGCCTCGGTGTTCAAGGCGGTTTCGGGCGTCCATCGCCGCCTGCAGGGCTCGTATGCGATCGTGTCGCTGATCGCCGGCTACGGCCTGCTCGCGTTCCGCGATCCGTTCGGCATCCGCCCGCTCTGCATCGGCAAGCTCGAAACGGAGCACGGCACCGAGTGGATGGTCGCGTCGGAGTCGGTCGCGGTCGAAGGCATCGGTTTCGAATTCGTACGCGACGTGAAGCCGGGCGAGGCGGTCTTCATCGATCCGGCCGGCAACTTCCACAGCCAGCAATGCGCGGAGCAGCCGACGCTGAATCCGTGCATGTTCGAATACGTGTACCTCGCGCGTCCGGATTCGTGCCTCGACGGCGTGCCCGTCTACAACGTGCGCCTGCGCATGGGCGACTATCTCGCCGAGAAGATCAAGCGCGAGCTGCCGAACGTGCCGATCGACGTCGTGATGCCGATTCCCGACTCGTCGCGCCCGGCCGCGATGCAGGTCGCCGCGAAGCTCGGCGTCGAGTATCGCGAAGGCTTCTTCAAGAACCGCTACGTCGGCCGTACGTTCATCATGCCGGGGCAGGCCGTGCGCAAGAAGTCGGTGCGCCAGAAGCTCAACGCGATGAGCATCGAGTTCAAGGACAAGAACGTGCTGATCGTCGACGATTCGATCGTGCGCGGCACGACCTCGCATGAAATCGTGCAGATGGCGCGCGATGCGGGCGCGAAGTCGGTGATCTTCGCGTCGGCGGCGCCGCCCGTGAAGTTCCCGAACGTGTACGGCATCGACATGCCGACGCGCGGCGAACTCGTCGCACACGGCCGCACCGACGATGAAGTCGCGAAGATCATCGGCGCCGACCACCTGATCTACCAGGACGTCGACGACCTGCGCCGCGCGGTGCGCGACATCAACCCGAAGCTCGAACGCTTCGAGGCGTCGTGCTTCGACGGCAACTACATCACCGGCGACGTGACGCCCGAGTATCTCGATACGATCGAGCGCGCGCGCCTCACGCCGGCGTCGCAGGCCGATCGCGATACGGCCGGCGATACCGAACGCTCGCAGATGAACCTGCAGCTGTCGGTCGAGTGA
- a CDS encoding acyltransferase family protein, producing the protein MTGISRSADLTPPQHGRIVQLDGLRAIAVGAVFLQHALKAPLWMGVDLFFVLSGLLITGILLERKARGQSYFSHFYARRVRRILPPYVLLLLVSTLLFGASWLPHWPWFAFFSTNIGLSLGSIGHDSLNVLWSLAVEEQFYIFWPFVVLWCSERALLWVAAALIVAAPVLRAIATPWFDSFWPIYYLTPFRMDLLAAGALLAIVLRRDRRALDPFYPLALVGALVSLAILGWLHLSFPRFRAANTPLSNAALYSISLLLCTSIVVIALRGRGIVQRVLTNPMLVYVGTVSYTVYLIHLSVLYALWPLHLNRFVTAALALAITLAYATLSWYGFERRLTRGPSRRALPAAAGTTA; encoded by the coding sequence ATGACGGGCATCTCGCGATCCGCCGACCTGACCCCGCCGCAACACGGCCGCATCGTGCAGCTCGACGGCCTGCGCGCGATCGCGGTCGGCGCCGTGTTCCTGCAGCACGCGCTGAAGGCGCCGCTCTGGATGGGTGTCGACCTGTTCTTCGTGCTGAGCGGCCTGCTGATCACCGGCATCCTGCTCGAGCGCAAGGCGCGCGGGCAGTCGTACTTCAGCCACTTCTACGCGCGCCGCGTGCGCCGCATCCTGCCGCCGTACGTGCTGCTGCTGCTGGTGTCGACGCTCCTGTTCGGCGCGAGCTGGCTGCCGCACTGGCCGTGGTTCGCGTTCTTCTCGACCAATATCGGGCTGTCGCTCGGCAGCATCGGGCATGACAGCCTGAACGTGCTGTGGTCGCTCGCGGTCGAGGAGCAGTTCTATATCTTCTGGCCGTTCGTCGTGCTGTGGTGCTCGGAGCGCGCGCTGTTGTGGGTCGCCGCCGCGCTGATCGTCGCGGCTCCGGTGCTGCGCGCGATCGCGACGCCGTGGTTCGATTCGTTCTGGCCGATCTACTACCTGACGCCGTTCCGGATGGACCTGCTCGCCGCGGGCGCGCTGCTCGCGATCGTGCTGCGCCGCGACCGGCGCGCGCTGGACCCGTTCTACCCGCTCGCGCTCGTCGGCGCGCTCGTGTCGCTCGCGATCCTCGGCTGGCTGCACCTGTCGTTCCCGCGCTTTCGCGCTGCGAACACGCCGCTGTCGAATGCGGCGCTCTACAGCATCTCGCTGCTGTTGTGCACGTCGATCGTCGTGATCGCGCTGCGCGGCCGCGGCATCGTGCAACGCGTGCTGACGAACCCGATGCTCGTCTACGTGGGCACCGTCAGCTACACCGTGTACCTGATCCACCTGAGCGTGCTGTACGCGCTCTGGCCGCTGCACCTGAACCGCTTCGTCACGGCCGCGCTCGCGCTGGCGATCACGCTCGCCTACGCGACCCTGAGCTGGTACGGCTTCGAACGGCGCCTGACGCGCGGCCCCTCACGCCGCGCGCTGCCGGCTGCCGCCGGCACGACCGCCTGA
- a CDS encoding glycosyltransferase family 4 protein, protein MNRDLAEHAVLNLATADAAVAEAGDAAALRRAMPAERASARQPARALRVAIVHDWLVTYAGAERVLEQIVACFPDADLFSLVDFLDDRAFVRGKPVTTSFIQKLPFARTKYRSYLPLMPLAIEQLDVSEYDLVISSSHAVAKGVLTGPDQVHISYVHSPIRYAWDLQHQYLEQSNLTHGPKSLLARMILHYIRNWDTRTANAVDGFVANSAFIARRIKKVYHRDAAVIFPPVDVDGFSLNAVKDDFYLTASRMVPYKKIDLIVEAFSKTPERKLVVIGDGPEMQKIRAKAGPNVEIMGYQPFAVLHDRMRRAKAFVFAAEEDFGISVVEAQACGTPVIAYGKGGALETVLDPQSGANPTGLFFDEQTPHAIVAAVDDFERAPQRFTANACRANAERFSADTFRRRFLDYVEAALPGSTAQRGTAVAPMPAARGPATLVLDQSGVLGGAELSLLEIMKHMRANADVLLFDDGPFRAALDEIGARVEVVDQGELAGVRKQGGVSVGALKQLVRLVRDVARRARRAEVIYANTQRAMVVAALAGRLARKPVVWHLRDIVSTDHFGSKQLLAIKYCARLGVTRVIANSDASAQAFRTLTGFTPQHVDVVFNGISAEPFDALEGVSQAALRARLGLPQDAWLVGSFSRLARWKGQHVLLEAAARHPDMHVVLVGAPLFGEDEYAAQLHETVARHGMDERVHFLGFQRDVAACMTAVDVVAHTSITPEPFGRVIVEGMLARRPVVAARAGGVVEIIEDGDNGLLCEPGDATALANALDTLKRDRALRERLVASGRATAVRRFGTETYVERVEKILADTAKAAKAKKQS, encoded by the coding sequence ATGAATCGCGATCTGGCGGAACACGCCGTTTTGAACCTCGCCACTGCCGATGCGGCCGTGGCCGAAGCGGGCGATGCCGCCGCGCTGCGCCGGGCCATGCCGGCCGAGCGGGCCAGCGCGCGCCAGCCGGCGCGCGCGCTGCGCGTGGCGATCGTCCACGACTGGCTCGTCACCTACGCGGGCGCCGAGCGCGTACTCGAACAGATCGTCGCGTGCTTTCCCGACGCGGACCTGTTCAGCCTCGTCGATTTCCTCGACGACCGCGCGTTCGTGCGCGGCAAGCCGGTGACGACGTCGTTCATCCAGAAACTGCCGTTCGCGCGCACCAAGTACCGCAGCTACCTGCCGCTGATGCCGCTCGCGATCGAGCAGCTCGACGTGTCCGAGTACGACCTCGTGATCTCGAGCAGCCACGCGGTCGCGAAGGGCGTGCTGACGGGACCGGACCAGGTGCACATCAGCTACGTGCATTCGCCGATCCGCTATGCGTGGGACCTGCAGCACCAGTACCTGGAGCAGTCGAACCTCACGCACGGGCCGAAATCGCTGCTCGCGCGGATGATCCTGCACTACATCCGCAACTGGGACACGCGCACCGCGAACGCGGTGGACGGCTTCGTCGCGAACTCCGCGTTCATCGCGCGGCGCATCAAGAAGGTCTATCACCGCGACGCGGCGGTGATCTTCCCGCCGGTCGACGTCGACGGTTTCTCGCTGAACGCGGTCAAGGACGATTTCTACCTGACCGCGTCGCGGATGGTGCCGTACAAGAAGATCGACCTGATCGTCGAGGCGTTCTCGAAGACGCCCGAGCGCAAGCTGGTCGTGATCGGCGACGGCCCCGAGATGCAGAAGATCCGCGCGAAGGCCGGCCCGAACGTCGAGATCATGGGCTACCAGCCGTTCGCGGTGCTGCACGACCGGATGCGGCGCGCGAAGGCGTTCGTGTTCGCGGCCGAGGAGGATTTCGGGATCTCGGTCGTCGAGGCGCAGGCCTGCGGCACGCCGGTGATCGCGTACGGCAAGGGCGGTGCGCTCGAAACCGTGCTCGACCCGCAATCGGGCGCGAACCCGACCGGGCTGTTCTTCGACGAGCAGACGCCGCACGCGATCGTCGCGGCCGTCGACGATTTCGAGCGCGCGCCGCAGCGCTTCACGGCGAACGCATGCCGCGCAAACGCGGAGCGGTTTTCCGCCGACACGTTCCGGCGGCGCTTTCTCGACTATGTCGAGGCCGCGCTGCCCGGCTCGACCGCGCAGCGCGGCACGGCCGTCGCGCCGATGCCGGCCGCGCGCGGCCCGGCGACGCTCGTGCTCGACCAGAGCGGCGTGCTCGGCGGCGCCGAGCTGTCGCTGCTCGAGATCATGAAGCACATGCGCGCGAACGCCGACGTGCTGCTGTTCGACGACGGTCCGTTCCGCGCGGCGCTCGACGAGATCGGTGCGCGCGTCGAGGTGGTCGACCAAGGCGAGCTCGCGGGCGTGCGCAAGCAGGGCGGCGTGTCGGTCGGCGCATTGAAACAGCTCGTGCGGCTCGTGCGCGACGTCGCACGGCGCGCGCGCCGTGCGGAGGTGATCTACGCGAACACGCAGCGCGCGATGGTGGTCGCCGCGCTCGCCGGGCGGCTCGCGCGCAAGCCGGTGGTCTGGCATCTGCGCGACATCGTCAGCACCGACCATTTCGGCAGCAAGCAGTTGCTGGCGATCAAGTACTGCGCGCGACTCGGCGTCACGCGCGTGATCGCGAACTCCGACGCGTCCGCGCAGGCGTTCCGCACGCTGACGGGCTTCACGCCGCAGCACGTCGACGTCGTGTTCAACGGCATTTCGGCCGAGCCGTTCGATGCGCTGGAAGGCGTCAGCCAGGCCGCGCTGCGCGCGCGCCTCGGGTTGCCGCAGGATGCGTGGCTCGTCGGCTCGTTCAGCCGTCTCGCGCGCTGGAAGGGGCAGCACGTGCTGCTGGAGGCCGCCGCGCGGCATCCCGACATGCACGTGGTGCTGGTCGGCGCGCCGCTGTTCGGCGAGGACGAATACGCGGCGCAGCTGCACGAAACCGTCGCGCGGCACGGGATGGACGAGCGCGTGCATTTCCTCGGGTTCCAGCGCGACGTGGCCGCGTGCATGACGGCGGTCGATGTCGTCGCGCATACGTCGATCACGCCGGAGCCGTTCGGGCGCGTGATCGTCGAAGGGATGCTCGCGCGCCGGCCGGTCGTCGCGGCCCGCGCGGGCGGCGTCGTCGAGATCATCGAGGATGGCGACAACGGGCTGCTCTGCGAACCGGGCGATGCGACCGCGCTGGCCAACGCGCTGGACACGCTGAAGCGCGACCGCGCGCTGCGCGAGCGGCTCGTCGCGAGCGGGCGTGCGACGGCGGTGCGCCGGTTCGGCACCGAGACCTACGTGGAGCGGGTCGAGAAGATCCTCGCGGATACGGCGAAGGCCGCGAAGGCGAAGAAGCAGTCGTAG
- the gmd gene encoding GDP-mannose 4,6-dehydratase, with the protein MSQTRKKAIITGISGQDGAYLTKLLLDKGYEVTGTYRRTSSVNFWRIAELGVDTHPNLTLVEHDLTDAGSSLRLLERTQPDELYNLAAQSFVGVSFDQPATTAEVTGLGPLNLLEAIRVVSPKTRFYQASTSEMFGKVQAIPQTETTAFYPRSPYGVAKLYAHWMTVNYRESYGLFGSSGILFNHESPLRGREFVTRKITDTIAKIKLGKATRLELGNLDAKRDWGFALEYVEGMWRMLQADEPDTYVLATNRTETVRDFVQMAFSAAGYQIEWTGKGEQERGLDASNGNVLVEVNPKFYRPAEVDLLIGCADKAKAKLGWVPKTTLEQLCQMMVEADLTRNQHHDTF; encoded by the coding sequence ATGAGCCAAACTCGTAAAAAGGCCATCATTACCGGGATCTCGGGCCAAGACGGCGCCTACCTGACCAAACTGCTGCTCGACAAGGGCTACGAGGTCACGGGCACCTATCGCCGCACCAGTTCGGTCAATTTCTGGCGCATCGCCGAGCTCGGCGTCGACACGCACCCGAACCTCACGCTCGTCGAACACGACCTCACCGACGCCGGCTCAAGCCTGCGCCTGCTCGAACGCACGCAGCCCGACGAGTTGTACAACCTGGCCGCGCAGAGTTTCGTCGGCGTGTCGTTCGACCAGCCGGCGACGACCGCCGAAGTGACGGGCCTCGGCCCGTTGAACCTGCTCGAGGCGATCCGCGTCGTGAGCCCGAAGACGCGCTTCTACCAGGCGTCGACGTCCGAGATGTTCGGCAAGGTGCAGGCGATTCCGCAGACCGAAACGACCGCGTTCTATCCGCGCAGCCCGTATGGCGTCGCGAAGCTGTACGCGCACTGGATGACCGTGAACTACCGCGAGTCGTACGGCCTGTTCGGCAGCAGCGGCATCCTGTTCAACCACGAATCGCCGCTGCGCGGCCGCGAGTTCGTCACGCGCAAGATCACCGACACCATCGCGAAGATCAAGCTCGGCAAGGCGACCCGCCTCGAGCTCGGCAACCTCGACGCGAAACGCGACTGGGGCTTCGCGCTCGAATACGTCGAAGGAATGTGGCGCATGCTGCAGGCCGACGAGCCCGACACCTACGTGCTCGCGACCAATCGCACCGAGACCGTGCGCGACTTCGTGCAGATGGCATTCTCGGCTGCCGGCTACCAGATCGAATGGACCGGCAAGGGCGAGCAGGAACGCGGCCTCGACGCGTCGAACGGCAACGTGCTCGTCGAAGTGAACCCGAAGTTCTACCGCCCCGCCGAGGTCGACCTGCTGATCGGCTGTGCGGACAAGGCCAAAGCCAAGCTCGGCTGGGTACCGAAGACGACGCTCGAACAACTTTGCCAGATGATGGTCGAAGCGGATTTGACGCGGAACCAACACCATGACACGTTCTGA
- a CDS encoding NAD-dependent epimerase/dehydratase family protein: MTRSEAGRPSRRAFVTGLTGFTGRYMAERLQAAGYDVWGTIAPGAPRPDDPAFAHCTLLPVDLLDADAVRAAAADARPDAVVHLAARAHVAQDEPSQTYAVNIIGTRNLLAALAGLDQRPSAVLLASSANIYGNSTAGVLDETVAPAPANDYAVSKLAMEYAAKLWADRLPIVIARPFNYTGVGQGEAYLLPKLAAHYARNEPRISLGNLDVSRDFSDVRDVTAAYLKLIEAAPAGETFNVCSERAYSLKEVLVMLSRIAGYVIDVTVDPRFVRHNEVKSLSGSRDKLRRAVGELPVTPLDETLRWMVDAMRAAPHGHTG, from the coding sequence ATGACACGTTCTGAAGCCGGACGCCCGTCACGCCGTGCGTTCGTCACGGGCCTGACGGGCTTCACGGGCCGCTACATGGCCGAACGCCTGCAAGCGGCCGGCTATGACGTCTGGGGCACGATCGCGCCCGGCGCGCCGCGCCCCGACGATCCGGCCTTCGCACACTGCACGCTGCTGCCCGTCGACCTGCTCGACGCGGACGCGGTGCGCGCGGCGGCGGCGGATGCGCGGCCCGATGCGGTCGTGCATCTCGCCGCGCGTGCACACGTCGCGCAGGACGAGCCGTCGCAGACCTATGCGGTCAACATCATCGGCACGCGCAACCTGCTGGCCGCGCTCGCGGGTCTCGACCAGCGTCCGTCGGCCGTGCTGCTCGCGAGCAGCGCGAACATCTACGGCAATTCGACGGCCGGCGTGCTCGACGAGACCGTCGCGCCCGCCCCCGCGAACGACTACGCAGTCAGCAAGCTCGCGATGGAATACGCGGCGAAGCTGTGGGCCGACCGGCTGCCGATCGTGATCGCGCGGCCGTTCAACTACACGGGCGTCGGCCAGGGCGAAGCGTATCTGCTGCCGAAGCTCGCCGCGCACTACGCGCGCAACGAACCGCGCATCTCGCTCGGCAATCTCGACGTGAGCCGCGATTTCTCCGACGTGCGCGACGTGACGGCCGCGTATCTGAAGCTGATCGAAGCGGCTCCGGCCGGCGAGACGTTCAACGTCTGCTCGGAGCGCGCGTATTCGCTGAAGGAAGTGCTGGTGATGCTGTCGCGCATCGCCGGTTACGTGATCGACGTGACGGTCGATCCGCGTTTCGTGCGGCACAACGAGGTGAAAAGCCTGAGCGGGTCGCGCGACAAGCTGCGGCGCGCGGTGGGCGAGTTGCCCGTCACGCCGCTCGACGAAACGCTGCGGTGGATGGTGGACGCGATGCGTGCCGCGCCGCACGGGCACACCGGCTGA
- a CDS encoding oligosaccharide flippase family protein gives MDKGILKNVSINFIGLILPTFVSLVTVPAYIHALGVERYGVVSLVWTLIGYFGILDLGMSMAAQNHISKALASGNDDESARVFWSAFWLNLGTGIVGGLLIYFGAFVYTAYFTKVSAAMQHEVYLALPWLALAIPLANVSWVFAGAINGAERFGVFNTNQTIGTFLFQLLPLGAAWWIAPNLQTVLAAAVVARLVAAVMLGHASIKVLGIRRIDPPQWGTAKGLFNFGGWMLIASTTSMIADTLDRVMLGAGMGAKFVTYYTVPQNLVTRLNMLPNALVRTLFPRLSAVGRDHADTLARQSLEFLNGVFTPVGIVAIFALAPFLTLWVGADLAAHSAPVGRVLVISVWLVGQASVTRILIQSQVNPSRAAFAGLVQMPFFVGGLWFGIHHFGLIGAAVVVAARAFVDYGVLLYLSAIRMRAIVLDMLAHLAFLLASLFLAQAWPGLGESIGMCAIVLLLNVAWSLTMTPGLRALVRDLFVRLNARKTV, from the coding sequence ATGGACAAAGGCATACTCAAGAACGTTTCGATCAATTTCATCGGGCTGATCCTGCCGACCTTCGTGTCGCTGGTGACGGTGCCCGCGTATATCCACGCGCTCGGCGTCGAGCGCTATGGCGTCGTCAGCCTCGTGTGGACGCTGATCGGCTATTTCGGGATCCTCGATCTCGGGATGAGCATGGCCGCGCAGAACCACATCTCGAAGGCGCTTGCGAGCGGCAACGACGACGAAAGCGCACGCGTGTTCTGGAGCGCGTTCTGGCTGAATCTCGGCACCGGCATCGTGGGCGGGCTGCTGATCTATTTCGGCGCGTTCGTCTACACCGCGTATTTCACGAAGGTGTCGGCCGCAATGCAGCACGAGGTGTATCTCGCGCTGCCGTGGCTCGCGCTCGCGATTCCGCTGGCGAATGTGTCGTGGGTGTTCGCCGGCGCGATCAACGGCGCCGAACGGTTCGGCGTGTTCAACACCAACCAGACGATCGGCACGTTCCTGTTCCAATTGCTGCCGCTCGGCGCCGCGTGGTGGATCGCGCCGAACCTGCAGACCGTGCTCGCCGCGGCAGTCGTCGCGCGCCTGGTCGCGGCGGTGATGCTCGGCCACGCCAGCATCAAGGTGCTCGGGATCCGGCGCATCGATCCGCCGCAGTGGGGCACCGCGAAAGGGCTGTTCAACTTCGGCGGCTGGATGCTGATCGCGAGCACGACGAGCATGATCGCGGACACGCTCGATCGCGTGATGCTCGGCGCCGGCATGGGCGCGAAGTTCGTCACCTACTACACGGTGCCGCAGAACCTCGTCACGCGCCTGAACATGCTGCCGAACGCGCTCGTGCGCACGCTGTTTCCACGCCTGTCGGCGGTCGGGCGCGACCACGCCGACACGCTCGCGCGCCAGTCGCTCGAATTCCTGAACGGTGTGTTCACGCCGGTCGGTATCGTCGCGATCTTCGCGCTCGCGCCGTTTCTCACGTTGTGGGTCGGCGCCGATCTCGCCGCGCACTCGGCGCCGGTCGGCCGCGTGCTGGTGATCAGCGTGTGGCTCGTCGGCCAGGCGAGCGTGACGCGCATCCTGATCCAGTCGCAGGTCAATCCGTCCCGCGCGGCGTTCGCCGGGCTCGTCCAGATGCCGTTCTTCGTCGGCGGCCTGTGGTTCGGCATTCATCACTTCGGGCTGATCGGCGCGGCGGTGGTCGTCGCGGCGCGCGCGTTCGTCGACTACGGCGTGCTGCTGTACCTGTCGGCGATCCGGATGCGCGCGATCGTGCTCGACATGCTGGCACACCTGGCCTTCCTGCTCGCGAGCCTGTTTCTCGCGCAGGCGTGGCCGGGGCTCGGCGAATCGATCGGCATGTGCGCGATCGTGCTGCTGCTGAACGTCGCGTGGTCGCTCACGATGACGCCAGGGCTGCGCGCACTCGTGCGCGACCTGTTTGTCCGTCTCAATGCGAGGAAAACCGTATGA
- a CDS encoding O-succinylhomoserine sulfhydrylase, with translation MDDSLNFDTLAVRAGTLRSDFNEHSEALFLTSSFCFQSAADAAERFANSEDYFTYSRFTNPTVTMFQERLAALEGGEACIATASGMAAIMSVVMSALQAGDHLVSSRSLFGSTLGMFSQIFSKFGITTTFVDPTDLNAWQEAVRPETKMFFLETPSNPLTELADIEAIGKIAKAANALFVVDNCFCSPVLQQPLKLGADVVMHSATKFLDGQGRVLGGALVGSKEFIMGKVFPFVRSAGPTLSAFNAWVLLKGMETLSLRVEKQSANALEIARWLDSHPAVARVFHPGLESHPQYELAKRQQKAGGAILSFELKGDTPEQQRANAWRVIDSTKLISITGNLGDTRTTITHPATTTHGRITPEARAAAGITEGLIRLSVGLENAGDLRNDLARGLEG, from the coding sequence ATGGACGACTCCCTCAACTTCGACACGCTTGCCGTGCGCGCGGGCACACTGCGCAGCGACTTCAACGAGCACTCGGAAGCGCTGTTCCTCACGTCGAGCTTCTGCTTCCAGAGCGCGGCCGACGCGGCCGAGCGCTTCGCGAATTCGGAAGACTACTTCACCTATTCGCGCTTCACGAACCCGACCGTCACCATGTTCCAGGAGCGTCTCGCGGCGCTCGAGGGCGGCGAGGCGTGCATCGCGACCGCGTCGGGGATGGCTGCGATCATGTCGGTCGTGATGTCCGCGCTGCAGGCGGGCGATCACCTCGTCAGCTCGCGCAGCCTGTTCGGCTCGACGCTCGGGATGTTCTCGCAGATCTTCAGCAAGTTCGGGATCACGACGACCTTCGTCGATCCGACCGACCTGAACGCATGGCAGGAAGCCGTGCGACCCGAAACGAAGATGTTCTTCCTCGAGACGCCGTCGAACCCGCTGACCGAACTCGCCGATATCGAAGCGATCGGCAAGATCGCGAAGGCCGCGAACGCGCTGTTCGTCGTCGACAACTGTTTCTGCAGCCCGGTGCTGCAGCAGCCGCTGAAGCTCGGCGCGGACGTCGTGATGCACTCGGCGACGAAGTTCCTCGACGGGCAGGGCCGCGTGCTCGGCGGCGCACTGGTCGGCTCGAAGGAATTCATCATGGGCAAGGTGTTCCCGTTCGTGCGCAGCGCGGGGCCGACGCTGTCGGCCTTCAACGCGTGGGTGCTGCTGAAGGGGATGGAGACGCTGTCGCTGCGCGTCGAGAAGCAGTCGGCGAACGCGCTGGAAATCGCGCGCTGGCTCGATTCGCATCCGGCGGTGGCACGCGTGTTTCATCCGGGCCTCGAGTCGCACCCGCAGTACGAACTCGCGAAGCGTCAGCAGAAGGCGGGCGGCGCGATCCTGTCGTTCGAGCTGAAGGGTGACACGCCCGAGCAGCAGCGCGCGAACGCATGGCGCGTGATCGACAGCACGAAGCTGATCTCGATCACCGGCAACCTCGGCGATACGCGCACGACGATCACGCATCCGGCGACCACGACGCACGGCCGCATCACGCCGGAAGCGCGCGCGGCGGCGGGGATCACCGAAGGGCTGATCCGCCTGTCGGTCGGCCTCGAGAACGCGGGCGACCTGCGTAACGATCTCGCGCGCGGCCTGGAGGGCTGA